The DNA region ACTACACAGATAGGTGAATTGTACGGCATGATTATTGATGGCAGGATTATTTCATCTGTTATGagttctttcgtttatttatcaatttcttttttgtagatAGGCAGAAATCTATATTGTTTAGTATGTATTGGAATCTTGTCCGTTGTTATAATTTGATGGTTTATAATTTTGGTGCTTCCTAATGATTCTCTAGGCAGGTGAAAATAATCCGCACTGATGGCTAGTAGTCTTTctacgttttctcttttctctttatttaggTGTTCGAGTATTAGAAAAGATCGTACCTGCTCTATTTTTACCCTTACGTTTATgtgttttcctttctatttgaCCGGTAGTCTCGGTAACTACGGAAACGGCAGTTACAGCCTTAATAGATGCGATCGGAAACCCTTCTCCTAACTTTTTACTTCCTCGACCCACTGACTTGGCCTTACTTAGGTCGTGGATCTCACACCGCTGAAGTTTTAAAGTGGGAACTATTAGGTCGAAATCTCTTTCCGTAGTATTAATGATCTTGAGACACGCCTGACCTCGGTCATTCTTGACTAACGCATCTCCTATTAATATATCCGGGAGAGTGATCGCGAATTACTTCCCGATCTATGAACAGAATTTCCCTATCGGATGGCTCTAATGATTCCTTGGAGTTATTTACGTTCGCGCCAATTTCTCCAAGGAATTATTTGCCTAATATACCGTCCTGATAGGATAGGCAGGGTCCACTACTTGGAAGCTTTTAAGTTTATTGAGGAGATCTATTATAATAGAGCCTTATGTAGATATGTGGTTGCTAGTTATTCCACTAATTCTTATACCTTCTTCCTCATTCACTGCAATTCCGTTTCTGATAGCGTTTGCTTGGACGATGTTCACTTCTGAACTCGCATTTTTCATGAATTTGCTTTGTCCGTGGAAAATTgccgatttaaaaaatatcgtagGGGCTTTGGCTGTTGGGCAATAATTATCCACATTCAATCGTCGGTGCAGGTTGCTATCATGGCCTGATTTGGACGAACATACTTGGTCGCCGGATCGCCCACATTGTTGCAGGTCGGGCCGCCTTCGGCGGTTCCCGACGCGGACGCGCCTAAATTTCGGCGAATATAGTCAAATGCCCTTTTCCAGCATTCGTTTGCCGAATGTCCTGTTCGGTTACACTAATCACATATTTCCTTAACCTTCGGGCTAGCGGGACGCGACACGTTCCTTTTAGAATCTATCTTAAGGTTTTCCTCTTTGGAGGTGTTGTTAACCCTTTCGTTTGGCGATCGAGTCGGGCGATGATTCTCTTGCGCGTGGGGAAGGACTAGCTGCAACTATCGTGTACGTAGTTGGCCGCGAGGTAGACCAGCATTTCGCGATTTGATGTCCCCATTTTCCGCACAACTCACATTTCGATTCCTTGACAGCTATCGTTCGAATGGCTATGGTCTTATACCTGTTAGGGGATTCAGCCCTTTCCTGATCTCGTGCGACCACTTGAGCAATACGTATGAGAGCGTTCGATGCGGAAATGAAATCGTAGTATCTCTCCATAATAAGCGGGATTCAAAGTTCCGGCGGTAACCCGTTTAGGATGCTATTTAATACCTCGATTTCTATCTTATGCTTTTCCTCGGAAGGAATTCCATTAGCTGGTTTTGATTCTCCTTCTATGATGGCCTGTCTTAAATCGTGCAACCTGCCTATGTAGTCTAGGACGTACTCGCTCGATTTCTTATAAGTGCTACTGAGTAAGCCTTTGTAGTAATTCATTGACCTTGAGGATTGAAATGCTGCCTTTAAGATCTCTCTTAGTTCTTCTATCTATCCCTGATGGGATCTCTTCGAAGAGTCCCATGGCTCGTTTACATGCGCGCGTAAAGCGAAGAACAGGCATATTGTGTCCAGCCGAAGTTTGGTATGCTTTCTGTTATGTCTCTCAATTTGAGCTGTGTCATTTTCAGTCTGGGTGCAGCCATCGGTCTGTATTGTACATGTTGCCTACTTCCCGATTCATTACTCAATTTCCTTTTCAATTAGTCGAGTTCTCGCCTGAGGATATCGATATCGAATTGCAGGTTTGAATCGCTTCTGGAAGAGCAACCACTCCCTTCGCGACTAGTTGGGGTATGTCTAGAGAAGTGGTTACCCTCTTGTATTTCATCGATAATTAAGAATCCATCCCATTTATCTAAATCGCGTTCGCGGCGAATTAGTagttgttctctttcttccaattctatttttttcctatatagAGTAGCATTCTATTGATCGATATGCCTTTTCATATTGGCTAACTGTTCGAAGGAAGAAATTTCGTTCATAACATCTTGAGGGCTTTGTTCGCGGTGTAATAACGCGCTTTCGTAGCTTCTACTCTCTTTTTTGGTAAAGCTTACATCCGTTAAAGGAGATTCACGTGGCGAAGACATTTTGCTTGCTTGTGAAGAAAAATAGGGattaacaacaaaaaataattgaaaatataaatgaatataatgtgATGTCAACAGTTGGATCTTGAATGGCTGCAGAGTAACCGAAGTGCCTGCAGCCTCCCAATTACACCTAACTAATCACGCGCCTCTTTTTCGGTCAATCCTTTTGGAATCTTACCAAGGGAGCGAGGCTcttttttcgtccttttccTTCACAATACGGTAGTCAAACTGCGCCAGGAAAGATTTTCTTGAACATAGTTATTCAATGAAATGATGAGAGAGGCTCCGAAAATCATTCCTCGCgtctatatttctttcgtgGGTTTCTACTACTGACCCCTGAATTGGTTCCTTCTTGTTATCGATAACTGTGGACGTCTTATTTCTTTACTACGTGTTTTATAGATAgttctaaataatttattaactaCAAACTGCAAATGATTATTCTAAtggaaaaaatagagaagaaacaaatgaaaaatgatataattctATAATCACACGTATTCGTGCTTATAAgggtttctcttttttaaagtGTCTTTCATAGTTTCTGGCCCGACCCACACACGAAGACATGGCGATAATAATGTAACGGTGAATTTATGAACATGATTAGAAATTTAATAGATTAGTCTCGATTGTTAGTGAATATCCAAAGACAATTAATTTCAGACAAGGTTTCAATTACTCTATGGTAAAGAAAGcaataacgaagaaaatttatgagtGCATGCTTtccattatcaatatttatattactccATTTAGTATTTGAGATGTATATTTAAGTGTCCTTGCTAAAACTGAAATGTTATGAAAAAATAGAGGCTGGAAAAGAAATTGCAAAAtcattaagaatattttatatttgcatcGGAAAGGGTTACGcggaaatttatttcgatttgcATGATTTTCATACGTTTCATATCAGAATTGGTTTAAAATGATGACACAGTTATTGAgtctgtatataaatattataatagaatgGCTCATTagattaaaagtattttttaagtACGAATACTCAATGACAAAACTTTGATGATGACTGATGCGTTAGGCTTGTGAcaaatgtataatttaaaagatattttgttATGGTCAATTTGCAGAAATGTGTGTTTCAGCAAATgaagatatttaattagatGCTATGtgtatgacaataataatttataaaaattttaaatataacaataataacgatcatcaaggtgtataataatacataaatattacataaagtTATATGAAATCACAAGTAGacggattttattttatacagacAATATTATGATTCTACTACAGATTGTATGTTATTACTCACAGAATtcattatgtataaatatattaattatgtattaaatatatatatatttcttataagtGCTATTGAGTAAGCCTTTGTAGTAATTCACAGACCTTGAGGGATGAAATGCTGCCTTTAAGATCTCTCTTAGTTCTTCTACCGtggtgttttttttcttcttctaccacCAAGTACGTGTGCCGTTCTAATTTAGTGCGAATAACCCTTACTAGAACCTGCtcagctatatatatatatatatatattcatgcatgcatattatatgttttaattaatttcttctttcaaattttaatcttattggTTTTGCTGGTTTTAATGTGAGGCTTAtctttaaatctatttttgCAATTTCTATTGGCTTGTCTATTGtaattctattatctttttatcagcAAAGCGATTACTGTTGCCACCTCTATTATAGCGAAATGTTGacctaaaaaaataaaatcaattgtaaatgcaatttatttttgaattctCTGGAATATACTCTCAAATAATCTATAGGAGTATGCAATTACCTATGCAATTTCTTCGACCGTAACTAAATGGAAAGTAATACGTAGAACAATTCCTTTCCGGTAGGAACCTATCGGGATCAAATACTAATGGCCGTGGCCAATATTTCGCACTTCTATGTAGTTtatagatgaaaaataatactgaACATCCTTTCGGTATAGTCCAATTTTTAGTaacttaatataattaataaataaatattagtacTGTATAATacgttcatattattaataatgaaatataaaacgaaaaacaatgAGAAGATGTGTCTAAAATTATGTTGCATGCAGAGCTACCTTTTATATCATGCGTTACTTTCCGGCCGAAGGCAGGACCTACAGGAAATAGACGTAATGTTTCCTTTATCACACGTTCCAAAAGTTTcatacttttaatatcattatatgtcATTGGAACATATTTTGGATCGTCCGAGCAGTAAATTCGATTAACTTCCTCATATACTTCGTCCTTTGTGATCGAAGATTTGGAAGACatgataagaaattaatatgaatataatttacgtCGGATACGTAATgacaaattattaagaaaatgttatatatacgtacttgaATTTCCCGGAATGTTGCAAGCATTAAGAGGACAAAGCTAATGGTTGTGGCTGAAGTTTCGCTTCCCTGAAAGTAATATACAGTTTTCCTTAATTGtccttaattaataaaattattaactgtccttaattaataaaaaaaatgttattgcaataaaaaataataaatacgacttacagctataattattgtattcatTTCATCGCGAATATCATTCTCCGTATATACTTCTCTTTCGTTTGATAActcgaataaaaaatcgaaaagtgTCTTCTGTTTTTGTCCTTGAAAGATGAACAAGAAtctatcattaaaaaatgacatgattgaaaattaaattttattaaaggtATATTGCTTACTTATACCTAACTTTTCCGCCGTCAATTGCCGATTAATTTTACTTCTTAACATAgattccattttttctttgattatctttaggaacaaaaaataacgatatgtatagaaaatattatattaaaatgtattaattttgaaaataagtaatgcaatttaaaaattatttgcttTAATGATACCTTGTTTGTTACGTTATCCAGGTAAGCCAAGGACGCCTGAAATTTCTTTCCACTAGCagtgttataaaaaattatgttcgGATGTAACCATAATTTAACGATTCTTTCTATTGATATATCCATCAAACTGAAAGTTATGAAAATGTTAGATATTCtgttatacataatatattaccaaaataaaagtatcattattactaccattTTATTGATTCAGCTAATTTACAATCCGGATTTGTCAGCGAATTTAGTTGCGTATCCAGCGTGACATCTTCCAATATAAAGTTTAGCAATATTATAGTACATTCAAATTAATGTACATAAATgttataaacattaaaatttctaaattaaaaTACCATATATTATATCCAAAGTACGGCGAAAGACATAATCAAAAATGTCTAATTCTCCTCCAACAAAAGTTTCCAATTTTTCCATTAATGCGAtagaatgattaataaatacatcTATATGtgactttatatttttcaaaaggaacattttatttaaaacttttcGATGTGAATCCCATACTGATGctaaaatcaaatcaaaaggaaaacaattagtgtttaatttacatatttcacttattttacataatttacatattactttaatttacatattttatttaatttgttggtctatacatacatgtttataataaaagagtaaaagaaaaaagatcttgtgcatatattcatatgtatgtgtaagtaaaggagaaaaaatttttttctattcaatttcataagattaaatgttacaaaaaagaatatattagatagtacatacttaatataattatttttgtactaGTAAACAATGTGGAAGATATATACTTCACCTGGAGCAGTTAACAATCCATTGCTCACAACAggtttcaatttttcatattccTCGCTCTTATCAGTAATATTTGGACTATTGAGTACAGTCttccgaaaaaaaataaaaatacaaaatgaaaagattatgaatttattaaaaattattaaaataacgttaataaatctTACCTTGATATATTCAGGATTTTCCACTATTACAAGTAATTTCGCGCCTATCCATACACGCCAcattaattgataattcttaccaagatttattatttgtttaaatatagctagaatatagattataaataattattgtatgaaatacttaaatataaaataatttatgatataaatttacCTGTTGTGTCGCCAATAAACAGATGAGCATTTCCTATTATAGGAAATGCTTTTGGTCCAAGAATGccgttgataatattaaacatatgtaatttatttcaaaagtaTTCTACTATTCCATAGTATAAtccaaataaaattgttagaataataattaatattacggtGAAATACATGATGAATTGTATcaataggaatatatataaacaacttagatataatgaaaataatcttatatccctaataataattgttgagATTTACAGATAATTTGATAGCACCACGCAACGACTTTTACTACACTTCCGTCCTTACAGAAACTGAGGATGGAATAGAAAAGCGaggaatatttaaagaaaacataaatCTGACTTTGCTCACGTGATTACCGCTTACATCTGGCATTTCACTTTTGATTGGATAAGAACAATCTAGAAAGATCGGAGATGTCACCAAAATTTGATTCTGTCCCCACTTCTTATTAATAGAAGAAATGCGATAACTGAACATTGCTTTATAAACcggttataaattaattttttattggtaTGATGAATATCTTATAAATACGATGTTTATTCGCTTTTTGTATATgttatgtaaatgtatatgtatatatatatatatatatatatatatatatatatatatatatgtattcaaatacatgtatgtatatgtatataataataattcgattaaatgaaataaaaaggcgTTGCATTCTGtttattgaataaatatcAAGGTGACCTTAATtagctataattataataaattgcctataattataataaatcgcCTATGTTATCGATCATGTTAAAAGCGTAAAAAAGCGAAtgaatatgaatgaaaatattggaaAAGGAACATAGAAATTATAGATGACTTTAACATGAGAGATAATGACAAatctaatgatttttaatataacatgaaaaaaaaacaataattcacGTAACGCGGGATTGTATCATTTGTTACATTCTCCCATCGATTAAATTTACGTTCGGTCTGGAGAAGGAAACCTATAAAGGACACATTTTTCAGTTggtacaaatttatataataattttaatttaaaggagtatatttaagaatttgaaaattagtaataaaaatgatattgaatagacttatcaattaattattaattatatcaagtCATTTCAAATTATGAGGGATTAGTGGATGATATTTGATTTATGTAGTTAGTACGTATTTATTTTGCCTACATATTATCAATTACTACGCATAAAATTCCTTaccatcgataaaaatataaaatatgaaataaaaggaacataTAAAAGATgtagaaaaattcataaaaatatgaatatacttATAAAACTTGAATCATTGTTATGAAGCAATTACGTTTAATACTATACTATAATCCATTACTCGGTACTTTGtgattctttattcttttaatcgcgctgttttcttttaaaattgtcAGTTCGTTAATCATGGCTTAAGCCGTGTGAAACTCAAGATTCTCTATTTCCCGTTTACATTCAAATTCAACATTCAATAAGcaatctaattaatttttccaagTATGTAGTACTCCATTTGAGtcagtaataaaattatcgttcTCATCATTCACCATTTCCGTTCTATCATGGAATccttttagaaaattatttatcacatTGCACATACCACGGACGTTACTACTTtgacgatttttatttatttcttgtcctttttatatatattactattttttatacttttaataataatattattattagtaatattgttatgatccGACATAGAGAAGTTTGAAGTGAACTCGCAACTAGATGGCCGTCT from Vespa crabro chromosome 12, iyVesCrab1.2, whole genome shotgun sequence includes:
- the LOC124428364 gene encoding cytochrome P450 4C1-like: MFNIINGILGPKAFPIIGNAHLFIGDTTAIFKQIINLGKNYQLMWRVWIGAKLLVIVENPEYIKTVLNSPNITDKSEEYEKLKPVVSNGLLTAPASVWDSHRKVLNKMFLLKNIKSHIDVFINHSIALMEKLETFVGGELDIFDYVFRRTLDIIYDVTLDTQLNSLTNPDCKLAESIKCLMDISIERIVKLWLHPNIIFYNTASGKKFQASLAYLDNVTNKIIKEKMESMLRSKINRQLTAEKLGIRQKQKTLFDFLFELSNEREVYTENDIRDEMNTIIIAGSETSATTISFVLLMLATFREIQDEVYEEVNRIYCSDDPKYVPMTYNDIKSMKLLERVIKETLRLFPVGPAFGRKVTHDIKVTKNWTIPKGCSVLFFIYKLHRSAKYWPRPLVFDPDRFLPERNCSTYYFPFSYGRRNCIAEQVLVRVIRTKLERHTYLVVEEEKKHHGRRTKRDLKGSISSLKVCELLQRLTQ